Below is a window of Equus quagga isolate Etosha38 chromosome 1, UCLA_HA_Equagga_1.0, whole genome shotgun sequence DNA.
AATGTTAATTTGCGCATACAAAAGCTTATGTTTAAAACATAGTAAACAATGGAAAAGCAAACCATAGAACTTaaaaaagagattttcctttagagaaggaaggaaagaggttgGAACAATCAAAGTTTGACCACAGACATTTTGTAATATATCTAGTTTGAATATTTGATTTTATGcctatgttaatattttataattacaaatccattaattttaaaaaaacgaatctctgaaaaataaaatttaactggaataaaaataatttaatgtgtATTCAGTTGGTGATATAACCACATGATGCagaattattccaaaaaattttcaatattgtAATTGGACTGTACATCTAAATGGAATTTAGTCTAAGGGCAAAGAGAATagctaaaaaaatataaaattgttccTAGGTATGAGTGAAATTGTGGGTGGTAGTGCTGTCATTGTTATTCTAATACTGTTTTATGTGCAATGTGAGGGGaaaaggcaaatgaagataaaagtAATATTACAATTTTATCTAATTCTATTGATAGTCATGGCACCCCTTATgacataaaggaaatataaatgtatgaaaGATAAAAGGAGTTTTGTAAAAATATACTGTAGTCCTAAATTTTAATGATACATTTTAGTATGCACTCAtagatattttatcttaaaatataaatgtttgctgaccctGTCCACTGAAAATACCTAGACAGGATGATCAACTTCATAGAAATTATTGCAACTAGTGTCCAGATTCTTATCCTGATTTAACATTTCCTAACTAAGGTAAGGAGGATTGTGTGGAGAAATGACTCAGTCCAGTTCTAATATGGAAAAGTGTAGCTTGAGCCTGGAAACACTTGCCAtacaagagaggaaggaagcaatCAAAGAGTAGAAATGTAATGTCCAAAAGAGTTAGAAGCCAACCTGAAGAGTTTCCTTCTGGCTAAAGCACTCCAAAGAGGTAGTGATGTATATTTAAATCTCCCCTGAAATATTTGTCAATCACTAATGTGACCtacaacaaataaaacatttataaatccATGTATTCATAAAGATACTAAGAAAAAGATACTAGAAAAGCAACTCTGAACACTGAAATAGGAATAAAGTAGGCATTCATCTGGGCTTTTCTGTATAAAATGTAACAGTGAATAAGCAAATGGTAAATGATAGATTAAGGATATAATCATTTTGCAGCACATAATGAATTAAAGGACCCAGCCATTGattaacaatggaaaaaaatccaactaaaTGTAGTATCTCctgtcaaaatgaaaaattccacttctggagTAGTCTTGCCAAAACACAAGTTCCTAAACCTGGATTAAGCCTCTAAATCTGAATAACAATGACAGGACTCCATGAGGATGAGGATGCAATGAAGGGAAGCAACACTCCACACGTGCCCTCCATGAAGAATGATAGGGTTCCCTGTTGCTTATTAAGTGGGCTTTTAGGATTAAAACATAACATCATTTCGTGATTGCCACAAAACTGATCTGTAAGAATAAGGCATTATATAACTTATTGAAATTTGCTGTGAGTAGAACGTCATTGTTctcacctcaaaaaagaaatggaaactatgtGAGTGATAGATGTATAAACTAACCCTACTGTGGCAATCACTTCACGatgtatgtgtataaaatcaacacattgtatgTTTAAACATACactatgttatatgtcaattacatctgaataaagctggaaaaaaatgaatgaggtgGACAAGGCTATCGCTCCCTCCGATATAGAGTCACATCTGTCTAAATGCTCCCTTTACTGAGTTAAACAAACATGGTATATGCATTCTCACAGATCTGAGTTATGcctactttttctttccattttttccacacTCACTTCTAATTCCTCTCTTGTGGTAAGTAATTCCCAAACAGACTAGCATCAAACTATGATTTAATTGTGCATGGTGACTGTATTATTATCTGATTATATAAATTccttattgtatttttatgttaacTGCACAtcttgttttttcacttaaaatataacaattatttaatattaagtaattatataatatattttattattttatgattatataaCAAACATGTGGCTTATTATTAActgattatatataatttttattgtttaaacatttgtgaaacataataaaatcaataataaagaaaataacaacaattcACTaaccagaatttgaaataaaaagaagattagTATTTTGTGATATTTCTCATTAGAACGTTGAAGACATGATTTTTGGTTGTTATAGTGAGTCAATTTCAAGTCATAACCATCCTATGTACAGAAGAACGGAACCCCACCTGGTCTTTTGctccatcttctcaccttccagtgctgtatcagacaatgctcccctgctgttcacagggttttcatggccaattttttggaagtgggtggccaggtgcttcttcctagtctgtcttagtctggaagctccactgaaacctgtccagcaTGAGTGACCATGCTGGGATTTGAAATCCCAACTACAGAGCTTTccacatcacagcaacacacagccaccacagtatgacaactgacaaacAGTTGGTGTGGTTTACTGATGGGTAAATGACCCGGATCACAGCTCTGAGAGCATTAAATCTTTATCACTAGATCACCAGAGCTGGAAGAAACAAGATGAACAATAAGATAGACAAAATTGATACTGCAATTAAATATTACTATTGgtaatgaagattaaattagttaaccTATgcaacagcatttttaaaaaattgtgggggctggccctgtagccaagtggttaagttcacatgctctgctgcaggcagcccagtgtttcgttggttcgaatcctaggcttggacatggcactgctcatcaaaccacactgaggcagtgtcccatatgccacaactagaaggacccacaacgaagaatatacaactatgtactggggggctttggggagaagaaggaaaaaaataaaatcttaaaaaaaattgtgagcaAAACATGTACAttataatagctattattttaCTTAGAATTACGAAATAACCTTGTTTCTTGATGCTCCAACACTAACAGACCCTGAGGATAACCAACAAAAAGAGTATTTGtagaaacatttacttttcaaggagatgatttaaagtaaattacacTGAGTTCTATTTTTGTAAGAAAGTagatttcaaaactatttttattactcttgaaatattaatttcaattaaTGGAAGTAATTATTTTGTAGAAGTCAACATTTTATGTTCTCTgtgggatacaaagatgaacataACTGTTCTCAAGGGAGATTCACCATAAAGAAGGGTTAAGAGGCTACTGAGACACCCAAGAATGGCCTTCAGGAATCCCTCATGATCTGTAACAGAGCAGAGAtgtagttttctctttaaaattgcTGTCTTAAACTTCTAGATTAACAATATCAAAGCTGACTATGGTATATTTCCACATCTTCTTAAGGTTTCTTACATTCTACTTTTATTTCCTGAACTGTTTCTCTGGAGCTatcataaaatagagaaaaaaataaagtcaaatttgATTAATGTGAATTTTGATAGTTTCTGGCAGGAAAGCAATAATTTTACATTCTATCCTTCACAGTAGAAATTTGACTATCTAAAATATAGAGGAAGCAACTGTCATAATTCTAGCAAACCAAATCTACAGCGTAGTATATCCAGCACAGCTGGGAATTAACTGAATAGTTTAGGACAAATGGAAGAGGTTTTTCTATACATTTCTGAGATATCCTTATGGATCAGTAgtcttatgtggaagataagtaTGGGGCAGAATTACAAGGGAATaagacattttttccccaaagcttcATAGCTCAGAAAGAAGGATGTCCAAATGGAAAACGAACTGGGCTACAATCTGGGTGACAGAGCTGCTAAGATCGGAGGCAAGTAGTGTCTTTTGCAGTTTGTGtttcagtgcaaaatgaaaagtaGATAAACGCCGTATGACCCTTcaagctcagaaataaaaatgtttctatatATACACTTCTAGCAAGTCATAGAAGATGTCAAACATGAATGATTTTGATGGAATTGTGAGACTAACCAATAAGTATGTTctctatttgttaaataaaataattagactATTTGTATAATCTTATagcaaatgtatatataaatttgtatagAATGTTTATGTATAGAATGTTCTCATATCATCTTGATAATTACACCCATACAtattaatactaaaaataaaattaataattaaataaaaagtaaaagttaattttatttgctaagaAAAACATTAATTGATTCTATATATCATAAAAAGTGTAATGGGTTGTTAATTTAGTCTTCTAAGTTTCACTTTTACTTTTGGAGGGAATTAAGATcatccatttctgattttaggtGGTGGTATCCTATAATAAATacatgacagaaaagaaagaaaaaaacatattttatatgatcatttcaacaaaaatataatGATTTGCATAAATTGGACAGAGCAAGAggtattgattttatttaacaGAGCAAGAaggattgattttatttattggcatggattatagaaaatgttttagaactgCATCAATGATGGTATTGATCATGATGAATCATATTTTCATCTCCTCTCTTTAGTATTCTTTCCACCTAAATatcattaaaagaagaaaaaagaagagagagagaaaaagagagagggaggggaatgaACCACACAGTGATCACAGAGTTCATCCTCCTAGGCCTTTCTGATGATCCTGACCTTCAGAttgtgattttcctctttttatttatcaCGTACGTATTAAGCGTCACTGGAAACCTGGCGATCATCACCCTCACCTTGGTGGACTCCCATCTGCAGACACCGATGTATTTCTTCCTCCGGAACTTCTCTTTCTTAGAAATCTCATTTACAACCGTATGTATCCCTAGATTTCTGGGGGCAATTATCACCAGGGATAAGACTATTTCCTATAACAACTGTGCAGCccaactatttttctttattttcatgggAGTGACTGAATTTTACATCCTAACCGCCATGTCCTATGACCGCTACGTTGCCATCTGCAAGCCCCTTCACTACACAACCATCATGAACAGGAAACTCTGCAGCCTGCTTGTGCTCTGTGCGTGGCTGGGCGGGTTTCTGACCATTTTCCCACCTCTTATGCTTCTTCTCCAGTGCGATTACTGTGCTTCCAATGTCATTGATCACTTTGCATGTGactattttccccttttacaACTGTCTTGCTCAGATACATGGCTCCTAGAAGTAATTGGTTTTTACTTTGCTTTGGTTACTTTGCTAATCACTTTGGCTTTAGTCGTTTTATCTTACATGTACATTATCAGAACTATTTTGAGAATCCCATCTGCCAGTCAGAGAAAAAAGGCTTTCTCCACTTGTTCCTCTCACATGATTGTCATTTCCATTTCTTATGGAAGCTGTATATTCATGTACGCTAATCCCACTGCAAAAGAAAAGGCTTCATTGACAAAAGGAGTAGCTGTTCTCAATACCTCTGTGGCCCCCATGCTCAATCCCTTCATTTACACCCTGAGAAACCAGCAAGTAAAACAAGCTTTCAAGGATGTGGTCCATAAAGTAGCGTTTTCTGCAACTAAATGAATTGGGGTTTTTTGTCAAAAATACAGGACGTTCTACAGAGCATTGAAGGGAAATCTTGAAATTCCTAAATATCCATATAACTATACGTGTTCTTCATAGTGTCTTTATATGCCACATTAcagttaatttaatattttcccagCGCATTTTTTCTACTTCCATACCCAAGTTTCTCCATTGAGTGACTTATTGACTtgtttaaaagtataataaagcTTATTTGTCCTACAGAATTTTCTGGAAGTGAAATGCATTTCTTTAAGACATACTCTATGGTACAAtgtaaaaaatagttttaattctGTTAACATCAGTCCCTAAAAGGTACGTATGATATCACATTGTACTTCAAATGTAGAGTTTCaaaattagtttgtatttttttctgtattttcgaGACAGACATTGATAATTTCCTAACATTTAAAGAAC
It encodes the following:
- the LOC124249079 gene encoding olfactory receptor 6C3 encodes the protein MNHTVITEFILLGLSDDPDLQIVIFLFLFITYVLSVTGNLAIITLTLVDSHLQTPMYFFLRNFSFLEISFTTVCIPRFLGAIITRDKTISYNNCAAQLFFFIFMGVTEFYILTAMSYDRYVAICKPLHYTTIMNRKLCSLLVLCAWLGGFLTIFPPLMLLLQCDYCASNVIDHFACDYFPLLQLSCSDTWLLEVIGFYFALVTLLITLALVVLSYMYIIRTILRIPSASQRKKAFSTCSSHMIVISISYGSCIFMYANPTAKEKASLTKGVAVLNTSVAPMLNPFIYTLRNQQVKQAFKDVVHKVAFSATK